In Hallerella succinigenes, the following are encoded in one genomic region:
- a CDS encoding GtrA family protein, which translates to MWNFIKYNLIGVVNTLITLMVVWVLYELLHWNLELSNFLGFVAGGVNSYIMNRRLNFKSHNKKRSEVMRFVIVFLCAYLVNLFVLESLKDALPSAGDFLSAGYLANILANVAYVVVSFALYRYFVFRKRN; encoded by the coding sequence ATGTGGAACTTTATCAAGTACAATCTGATCGGTGTGGTGAATACGCTCATCACGCTCATGGTGGTTTGGGTTTTGTACGAGCTTTTGCACTGGAATCTGGAGCTTTCGAACTTTTTAGGCTTTGTCGCGGGCGGCGTGAATTCTTACATCATGAATCGCCGTTTGAATTTTAAGAGCCATAACAAGAAACGTTCGGAAGTGATGCGCTTTGTAATCGTGTTCCTTTGCGCTTACCTGGTGAACCTGTTCGTGCTGGAGTCTTTGAAAGACGCTCTTCCGTCGGCAGGGGATTTTTTAAGCGCGGGCTATTTGGCGAACATTCTTGCGAACGTCGCCTATGTAGTCGTGAGCTTTGCCCTGTATCGTTACTTTGTTTTTCGAAAAAGGAATTAG
- a CDS encoding U32 family peptidase produces MDASQKFELMLPVGNKEMFFAAVENGANAVYFGVPHWNARGRSLDFSFEDVREMIRYARIRHVRTFLAMNILVFEDEIDSLPEFIENIAALEPDAMIIQDVGLMRLFKAVAPGVEIHASTQMTIASAEGVQMAERLGCTRAVLAREMSLEDIQNVASRTPLELEVFVHGALCVSFSGQCLTSENIGGRSANRGQCAQSCRLPYKMLVDGKPFDLHGKRYLFSPRDLSAIDELDELKKIGVKSFKIEGRLKSPEYVAATTIAFREKLDKGSVSEKNREPLEVLFSRGLHAGWLRGVNQQTLVNGTFSNHHGMYLGKVIRVDRKSVLVEGRHPLEAGDGILFEDPGEENSAGSRLFSYKFNGDKTLLEFGNIFDFRRVHPGMSAFRNDSPAMEKRLHRTFAERKNELKFPVKMRLFANYGEPLSLEIQDSDGHKVQVQSEKTLERAKTPRDNSARIQKELSALTGTAYFANEIREDIPSDAFVIDKEVRNLRKAAVEALDNARFESHPSEASAERGRALIANARSAYQNSAEESEQITVLVRNPKQLEMLQGLDIDRVILDLDWGVDYKKPMERVRELGFQAGVATIRVLKEGETQNLKKLVDLKPDFILVRNPGALVYLQDSGIPLEGDYSLNVSNILSAEWFLSQGLRSLHPSLDLNAIGTEKLLENFGGAHFEVSVFEHLPAFYMEHCLYAANLTSAERFPYCKQICSKHHIDILDHKGALHSLVPDAECRNTLYLERPQSALNLVPAFKKLGVRKFRLEMLEESANEVADKTRLYAQAIRGKLSLATAAKLIGAEEKYGVSQGQLFHTEVWKDRKKA; encoded by the coding sequence ATGGATGCCTCCCAAAAATTCGAACTCATGCTCCCCGTGGGCAACAAGGAAATGTTCTTCGCCGCCGTGGAAAACGGCGCTAACGCCGTTTATTTTGGCGTTCCGCACTGGAATGCCCGCGGAAGATCCCTGGACTTTTCCTTCGAAGACGTTCGGGAGATGATCCGCTATGCGAGAATCCGCCATGTGCGCACCTTTCTCGCAATGAATATTCTGGTTTTTGAAGACGAAATTGATTCCCTGCCGGAATTTATTGAAAATATCGCGGCCCTTGAACCGGATGCTATGATTATTCAGGATGTGGGCCTGATGCGCCTTTTTAAGGCGGTCGCGCCGGGAGTCGAAATTCACGCTTCGACGCAGATGACGATCGCTTCAGCGGAAGGCGTCCAAATGGCGGAACGTCTTGGCTGTACAAGAGCCGTTCTCGCCCGCGAAATGTCGCTTGAAGACATTCAGAACGTGGCGAGCCGGACTCCGCTTGAACTCGAAGTTTTTGTACATGGAGCGCTTTGCGTTTCGTTCAGCGGGCAATGCCTCACCAGTGAAAATATCGGTGGGCGTTCCGCGAACCGTGGGCAGTGCGCCCAGAGCTGTCGCCTTCCGTACAAGATGCTTGTGGACGGAAAGCCTTTCGATTTGCACGGCAAGCGCTATCTGTTCAGCCCGCGCGACCTTTCCGCAATCGATGAACTCGATGAATTAAAAAAGATCGGAGTCAAATCGTTTAAAATCGAAGGCCGCTTGAAGAGTCCGGAATACGTGGCGGCAACGACCATCGCTTTCCGAGAAAAACTCGACAAGGGTTCCGTGAGCGAAAAGAATCGCGAGCCTTTGGAAGTGCTCTTTTCGAGAGGCTTGCATGCGGGCTGGCTCCGCGGCGTGAATCAGCAGACCCTAGTCAACGGTACCTTTTCAAATCACCACGGCATGTACTTGGGAAAGGTCATCCGTGTAGACCGCAAGAGCGTCCTCGTGGAAGGCCGCCATCCTTTGGAAGCGGGCGACGGAATTCTTTTTGAAGATCCGGGCGAAGAAAACTCTGCAGGCAGCCGTCTTTTCAGTTACAAGTTTAACGGCGACAAGACCCTTCTCGAATTCGGGAACATCTTTGATTTTCGCCGTGTACATCCGGGCATGAGCGCCTTCCGCAACGATTCCCCGGCGATGGAAAAACGTTTACACAGGACTTTTGCCGAACGAAAAAACGAACTCAAGTTCCCCGTGAAAATGCGCCTGTTCGCAAACTATGGCGAACCGCTTTCTTTGGAAATCCAAGACTCGGACGGGCACAAAGTCCAAGTCCAATCCGAAAAGACTCTAGAACGCGCCAAGACTCCGCGCGACAATTCGGCACGCATCCAAAAAGAACTTTCGGCTCTTACCGGCACCGCTTACTTTGCAAACGAAATACGCGAAGACATTCCAAGCGACGCTTTTGTAATCGACAAGGAAGTGCGCAATTTACGCAAGGCGGCAGTCGAAGCTCTCGACAACGCACGTTTTGAAAGCCACCCGTCCGAAGCCTCGGCAGAACGCGGCAGGGCTCTGATCGCAAACGCCCGTTCCGCATATCAAAATTCTGCAGAAGAATCGGAGCAGATTACGGTTCTCGTCCGCAACCCGAAGCAGCTTGAAATGCTCCAAGGCTTGGACATCGACCGTGTAATCTTGGACCTTGACTGGGGCGTGGATTACAAGAAGCCGATGGAACGCGTTCGCGAACTCGGGTTTCAGGCGGGCGTCGCCACGATTCGCGTTTTAAAAGAGGGCGAAACGCAGAACTTGAAAAAGCTCGTCGATCTCAAGCCGGACTTTATTCTGGTGCGAAATCCAGGCGCCCTCGTTTATTTGCAAGATTCCGGAATTCCGCTCGAAGGCGATTACAGCCTGAACGTTTCGAACATCCTTTCTGCGGAATGGTTCCTTTCACAGGGCCTGCGCTCCTTGCATCCGTCGCTTGACCTAAATGCGATCGGCACAGAAAAGCTTTTGGAAAACTTCGGCGGCGCTCACTTTGAAGTCTCGGTCTTTGAGCATTTGCCCGCCTTCTACATGGAGCATTGCCTATACGCGGCAAACCTGACTAGCGCCGAAAGGTTCCCCTACTGCAAACAGATTTGTTCCAAGCATCATATCGACATTCTCGATCACAAAGGAGCCTTGCACTCGCTCGTTCCCGATGCGGAATGCCGCAACACGCTATACCTGGAGCGCCCGCAGTCCGCGCTGAACCTTGTCCCGGCCTTCAAAAAGCTCGGCGTGCGCAAGTTCCGCCTTGAAATGCTCGAAGAAAGCGCAAACGAAGTCGCCGACAAGACCCGCCTTTACGCACAAGCGATCCGTGGCAAGCTTTCGCTTGCGACCGCGGCCAAACTGATTGGCGCCGAAGAGAAATACGGCGTTTCCCAGGGTCAACTTTTCCATACCGAAGTTTGGAAGGACCGTAAAAAAGCTTAA
- a CDS encoding M50 family metallopeptidase: MKVLCTFVGAPLLLLLAFAFGDSLWQGYGAFVENWKIFQFEFYGVVAYFALRVVLFAFRRNLEFAETFCHELNHTVFAVLSFHKVESFFAHADEGGQVTFYGNTNPVISLAPYTFPLFAFVMAWISLILIPEARIVAQGLVGFFLMFHLVSVFHEARPRQTDLKEFGYAFSYAAILFANLFWVPVVAWLSAGGVSLAWAWAKSGFEVAWNWGTYLWSFV; this comes from the coding sequence ATGAAAGTCCTTTGCACCTTTGTCGGTGCGCCGTTGCTTTTGCTTTTGGCGTTCGCTTTTGGAGATTCTCTTTGGCAAGGCTATGGCGCGTTTGTAGAAAACTGGAAGATTTTCCAGTTTGAATTCTACGGCGTGGTTGCGTATTTTGCTTTGCGCGTGGTTCTCTTTGCTTTTCGGCGCAATCTGGAGTTTGCCGAGACCTTTTGCCACGAGCTGAACCATACGGTTTTTGCCGTTCTTTCGTTTCATAAGGTGGAATCCTTTTTTGCGCATGCGGATGAGGGCGGGCAGGTGACTTTTTACGGGAACACGAATCCGGTGATTTCGCTTGCGCCGTACACGTTTCCGCTCTTTGCCTTTGTGATGGCGTGGATTTCCTTGATTCTGATTCCCGAGGCGCGGATCGTGGCGCAGGGACTTGTCGGTTTCTTTTTGATGTTCCACCTGGTGAGCGTGTTTCATGAGGCGCGTCCGCGGCAGACGGATTTGAAGGAATTCGGTTACGCGTTTTCGTATGCGGCGATCCTGTTTGCGAATCTGTTTTGGGTGCCGGTCGTTGCTTGGCTTTCGGCGGGCGGCGTTTCTTTGGCTTGGGCGTGGGCAAAGTCGGGTTTTGAAGTCGCCTGGAACTGGGGAACTTATCTTTGGAGTTTTGTATGA
- a CDS encoding Rpn family recombination-promoting nuclease/putative transposase has translation MNRTQHEALLEAMKMDAKNLVKYRKIYKYAYLLCDSVFKIVFAEEKGHSLLISLVNAMLDLHGDSAIKSISLEMQEYPGIFNKKNCILDIIGTTNAGEKVLVEVQQQGDKYFRDRVEYYISRVIENQVHKNEKYELPQIYFIGLLDFEMFPEEPAEYIHHVDEMCHGKKFFPKIQKVFVEIEKFFELENAGTSKDDDSEAAQWLRAIKAIVKEEPVPQKILSNETFQQLISSVELSNFEEELFNLEVKNMTDLKAQHEIGFAEGKEQGFAEGMTEGFAEGKTEGFAEGKTEGFAEGEKAERARAEKEKRELAKGLREDGVPMEIIARRTGLPMDEIEKL, from the coding sequence ATGAATCGTACACAACACGAAGCATTGCTTGAAGCGATGAAAATGGATGCCAAAAACCTTGTAAAATATCGAAAGATTTACAAGTATGCCTATCTTCTCTGTGACAGTGTTTTTAAAATCGTCTTTGCAGAAGAAAAAGGTCATTCCCTTTTGATTTCTCTTGTCAATGCGATGCTTGATTTGCACGGAGATTCGGCGATTAAGAGTATATCTCTTGAAATGCAGGAATACCCAGGAATTTTCAACAAGAAAAATTGCATCCTGGACATCATTGGCACGACCAATGCCGGGGAGAAGGTTTTGGTCGAAGTTCAGCAGCAAGGCGATAAATATTTTCGCGATCGCGTTGAGTATTATATTTCACGGGTGATCGAAAATCAGGTCCACAAGAATGAAAAGTATGAACTTCCGCAAATTTACTTCATCGGCCTTTTGGATTTTGAAATGTTCCCCGAAGAGCCCGCGGAATACATTCATCATGTAGATGAAATGTGCCATGGCAAGAAATTTTTCCCGAAAATTCAAAAAGTTTTCGTCGAAATCGAAAAATTCTTTGAACTTGAAAATGCGGGAACCTCCAAGGATGATGATTCCGAAGCGGCCCAGTGGCTTCGCGCTATCAAGGCGATAGTCAAGGAAGAACCGGTACCCCAAAAGATTCTGTCCAACGAAACTTTTCAACAGTTGATTAGTTCTGTAGAATTGAGTAATTTTGAAGAAGAACTTTTCAACCTTGAGGTAAAGAACATGACGGATCTGAAGGCTCAGCACGAAATCGGCTTCGCAGAAGGCAAAGAACAAGGCTTTGCGGAGGGCATGACGGAAGGCTTTGCAGAAGGTAAGACAGAAGGCTTTGCAGAAGGTAAGACGGAAGGCTTTGCGGAAGGTGAAAAGGCTGAAAGGGCTAGAGCCGAAAAAGAAAAACGTGAGTTGGCTAAAGGCTTGCGAGAGGATGGCGTCCCGATGGAGATTATTGCTCGCAGGACAGGTCTTCCGATGGATGAAATCGAAAAGCTCTAA
- a CDS encoding histidine phosphatase family protein, producing the protein MRKALFALSALSLAAALVSCGESSTSASEDPISSSSEAIGTVSSGSEVLLSSAATEITSSASTEVSSASVESSASTSTPLAVSPDEDGFYAIADIYKAAPATSKIAFIIRHAEREDSLGQLSNLTEVGVEQAKALGATLASEETFYYGSTDYVRTRATAEYIAEGRGEVATVDTLDEILDGNYFIAVPSDSFDAYTSTHGGSWTFISRWAYNDTVANPTVNANLKQAYATYFYDLFERKDQFVSENIVANIPNWKRVSFLITHDVLVASLIIAVSNRTIDLQFFASRRWANYLSGIAVVVDEEGGVLVYPVRGADVGYMYP; encoded by the coding sequence ATGCGCAAAGCCCTTTTCGCTCTTTCTGCCCTGTCGCTTGCCGCCGCTTTGGTTAGTTGTGGTGAATCTTCGACTTCTGCTTCGGAAGACCCGATTTCAAGTTCTAGCGAAGCAATCGGAACGGTTTCGAGCGGATCGGAAGTTTTGCTTTCGAGCGCGGCAACCGAGATTACTTCCAGTGCTTCGACCGAAGTTTCGAGCGCATCGGTGGAATCCTCCGCTTCGACTTCGACGCCTCTTGCAGTTAGCCCGGATGAAGACGGCTTTTACGCAATCGCGGATATTTACAAGGCGGCTCCTGCAACGAGCAAGATAGCCTTTATCATTCGCCATGCGGAACGTGAAGATAGCCTGGGACAGCTTTCCAATTTGACGGAAGTCGGCGTAGAACAGGCGAAGGCTTTGGGCGCAACGCTTGCAAGCGAAGAAACCTTCTATTACGGATCCACGGACTATGTGCGCACCCGTGCAACGGCTGAGTACATCGCAGAAGGCCGTGGGGAAGTCGCGACGGTCGATACCCTCGATGAAATTTTGGACGGAAACTACTTTATCGCGGTTCCGTCGGATTCTTTTGATGCGTATACGAGCACCCATGGCGGCAGCTGGACTTTCATTTCGAGATGGGCGTACAACGATACCGTTGCGAACCCGACGGTGAACGCGAATTTGAAACAGGCTTATGCGACCTATTTCTACGATCTTTTTGAACGCAAGGACCAGTTCGTTTCGGAAAATATTGTAGCAAACATTCCGAACTGGAAGCGAGTCAGCTTCCTCATTACGCACGACGTTCTGGTGGCCTCGCTGATTATTGCCGTTTCGAACCGCACGATCGATTTGCAGTTTTTCGCTTCTCGCCGCTGGGCAAATTACCTTTCGGGAATTGCCGTTGTGGTGGATGAAGAAGGCGGCGTGTTGGTTTACCCGGTACGCGGTGCCGACGTCGGTTACATGTATCCGTAG
- a CDS encoding amidohydrolase: MSQLLLKSVWLENERRDIRIADGVFKTIAPAGTLTADVPNVYELDCRHMAIVPAFYNTHTHAAMTFIRGLADDVPLKVWLEKHIWPREAKLSADDVYVASKYAILEMIRSGTVFFADMYWHRTQTIRAAEEMGVRASIGVTFADVLKPDTSENVQFLAENVSKYQNRIRLAVAPHAIYTNTARSLKMCAECSEKYRIPLHVHLAETRGEEKGSVDSTEGRSPVEYLDSLGLLSNRTVAAHVVYVSEKDLDILTERGVTVAHNPCSNMKLASGTFNAKPFVDRGIRLSLGTDGASSNNNLDMREEMKFASLLAKMTSGDSTLLSAKETLKIATQNGAEAFGFHAGKIEEGWLADALLLNLKAPCFAVGDVISNWVYAANSSVIDTVICDGNILMQHRVIPFADDIEKEFRERFNESRWRL, from the coding sequence ATGAGTCAGTTGTTGCTGAAATCGGTGTGGTTGGAAAATGAACGTCGGGATATCCGGATTGCGGATGGTGTTTTTAAAACGATCGCTCCTGCAGGAACTTTGACTGCGGATGTTCCGAATGTTTATGAATTGGACTGCCGTCACATGGCGATTGTTCCGGCGTTTTACAATACGCATACGCATGCGGCGATGACTTTTATTCGGGGCCTCGCAGACGATGTACCGTTAAAGGTGTGGCTCGAAAAGCATATTTGGCCACGCGAGGCGAAGCTTTCTGCCGATGACGTTTATGTGGCTTCGAAGTATGCGATTCTTGAAATGATCCGTTCGGGGACCGTCTTTTTTGCGGACATGTACTGGCACAGGACGCAGACGATTCGGGCCGCGGAAGAGATGGGCGTTCGCGCTTCGATCGGCGTTACCTTTGCCGATGTGCTGAAGCCCGATACGAGCGAAAATGTGCAGTTCCTTGCCGAGAATGTTTCGAAGTATCAGAACCGCATTCGTTTGGCGGTGGCGCCGCACGCGATTTACACGAATACGGCTCGGAGCTTGAAGATGTGCGCGGAATGTTCCGAAAAATATCGGATCCCGTTGCACGTGCATTTGGCGGAAACGCGCGGCGAAGAAAAGGGAAGCGTTGATTCAACGGAAGGAAGATCTCCCGTGGAATATCTGGATTCCTTGGGGCTGCTTTCGAACCGCACGGTGGCCGCTCACGTGGTGTACGTTTCCGAAAAGGATTTGGATATTTTGACAGAACGCGGCGTGACCGTAGCGCACAATCCCTGTTCGAACATGAAGCTTGCAAGCGGAACGTTCAATGCAAAGCCTTTTGTGGACCGTGGCATTCGACTTTCGCTCGGCACGGACGGCGCATCTTCGAACAACAATCTCGACATGCGTGAAGAAATGAAGTTCGCATCGCTGCTCGCGAAAATGACTTCGGGCGATTCGACGCTCCTTTCTGCAAAAGAAACGCTAAAGATTGCGACACAGAACGGTGCCGAAGCTTTTGGATTCCACGCTGGGAAAATCGAAGAAGGCTGGCTTGCCGATGCTTTACTGCTCAATTTAAAGGCTCCGTGCTTTGCCGTGGGCGACGTGATTTCGAACTGGGTGTATGCGGCGAATTCCTCGGTGATCGATACGGTCATTTGTGACGGAAACATTTTGATGCAGCACCGCGTAATTCCTTTTGCAGACGATATCGAAAAGGAATTTAGGGAGCGATTTAACGAGTCCCGCTGGAGGCTATAA